One part of the Raphanus sativus cultivar WK10039 chromosome 7, ASM80110v3, whole genome shotgun sequence genome encodes these proteins:
- the LOC108818185 gene encoding protein SODIUM POTASSIUM ROOT DEFECTIVE 3 isoform X2: MFCASQASTATASHDERSAAARAIDRHNPIIKDGRRSFTAPCSSGDDYIAPYRQISKITRIPSSSGEGKMIPVVEKGRKSSSGSLLKLSDNISLARKSFGCVAGPACAVTESTPPGSTRYLLGSEPVSSSKDAVVTEEGEPSLPKGGSAAAVEEKKKTFSGLDQVVVLRVSLHCHCRGCQGKVKKHLSRMQGVTSFSIDFASKKVTVTGDVTPLEVLGCLSKVKNAQFWTPPPPPSSSLTSANPEN; encoded by the exons ATGTTCTGTGCATCGCAAGCATCGACGGCCACAGCTAGCCACGACGAACGGAGCGCTGCGGCACGTGCCATCGACCGTCATAACCCCATTATCAAAGATGGTCGAAGATCTTTCACGGCACCTTGCTCTTCCGGCGACGACTACATTGCACCGTACCGTCAGATTTCGAAAATTACGAGAATACCCTCCTCCTCCGGTGAAGGGAAGATGATTCCGGTGGTGGAGAAAGGAAGAAAGAGCAGTTCAGGGTCGTTGCTGAAACTCAGTGATAATATTAGCTTAGCTAGGAAGAGTTTTGGCTGTGTTGCGGGACCCGCGTGTGCCGTTACTGAGAGTACACCTCCTGGTTCTACTAGGTATCTTCTGGGATCCGAACCGGTTTCTTCGAGTAAGGATGCGGTTGTAACGGAGGAGGGTGAACCTTCTTTGCCAAAAGGAGGCTCTGCTGCTGCagtggaagagaagaagaagacttttTCTGGTTTAGACCAG GTGGTTGTTCTTAGAGTGTCTCTTCACTGTCACTGCAGAGGCTGTCAAGGCAAAGTGAAGAAACATCTATCTAGAATGCAAG GTGTAACATCTTTCAGCATAGATTTTGCATCAAAGAAGGTAACTGTGACTGGAGATGTCACTCCCTTGGAAGTACTAGGTTGCCTCTCAAAGGTCAAAAATGCCCAATTCTGGACACCACCTCCTCCACCTTCATCATCACTCACAAGCGCAAATCCGGAAAACTAA
- the LOC108818185 gene encoding protein SODIUM POTASSIUM ROOT DEFECTIVE 3 isoform X1, with the protein MFCASQASTATASHDERSAAARAIDRHNPIIKDGRRSFTAPCSSGDDYIAPYRQISKITRIPSSSGEGKMIPVVEKGRKSSSGSLLKLSDNISLARKSFGCVAGPACAVTESTPPGSTRYLLGSEPVSSSKDAVVTEEGEPSLPKGGSAAAVEEKKKTFSGLDQASKVVVLRVSLHCHCRGCQGKVKKHLSRMQGVTSFSIDFASKKVTVTGDVTPLEVLGCLSKVKNAQFWTPPPPPSSSLTSANPEN; encoded by the exons ATGTTCTGTGCATCGCAAGCATCGACGGCCACAGCTAGCCACGACGAACGGAGCGCTGCGGCACGTGCCATCGACCGTCATAACCCCATTATCAAAGATGGTCGAAGATCTTTCACGGCACCTTGCTCTTCCGGCGACGACTACATTGCACCGTACCGTCAGATTTCGAAAATTACGAGAATACCCTCCTCCTCCGGTGAAGGGAAGATGATTCCGGTGGTGGAGAAAGGAAGAAAGAGCAGTTCAGGGTCGTTGCTGAAACTCAGTGATAATATTAGCTTAGCTAGGAAGAGTTTTGGCTGTGTTGCGGGACCCGCGTGTGCCGTTACTGAGAGTACACCTCCTGGTTCTACTAGGTATCTTCTGGGATCCGAACCGGTTTCTTCGAGTAAGGATGCGGTTGTAACGGAGGAGGGTGAACCTTCTTTGCCAAAAGGAGGCTCTGCTGCTGCagtggaagagaagaagaagacttttTCTGGTTTAGACCAGGCAAGTAAA GTGGTTGTTCTTAGAGTGTCTCTTCACTGTCACTGCAGAGGCTGTCAAGGCAAAGTGAAGAAACATCTATCTAGAATGCAAG GTGTAACATCTTTCAGCATAGATTTTGCATCAAAGAAGGTAACTGTGACTGGAGATGTCACTCCCTTGGAAGTACTAGGTTGCCTCTCAAAGGTCAAAAATGCCCAATTCTGGACACCACCTCCTCCACCTTCATCATCACTCACAAGCGCAAATCCGGAAAACTAA
- the LOC130498065 gene encoding putative F-box protein At1g67623 — MSNFNLESVPPSILHKILSKVATNHIRDFGSARIAFSGFNQIGRDDYFYQSANLIGFNDWIDEVNAVRTFRLRCYQAGNPEAIYLRGMHEFFQLHLLDEGREKIHIAAERGLELAKFVDGMLNLAFSVDDGGLFHKYPNFSREFVHRMNFMIQTDLPSGHWGYDKPQEFMSLLERIKNPTFSNDCWCSAIEEPVFVVSYNGSITQWKCDRCFWQCEVWDFCNEIHLTAANWPIED, encoded by the coding sequence ATGTCGAACTTCAACTTGGAATCTGTCCCTCCTTCCATCCTCCATAAGATTCTCTCAAAGGTAGCAACAAACCACATCCGGGACTTCGGTAGTGCTAGAATTGCTTTCTCCGGGTTCAATCAAATAGGCAGAGACGACTACTTCTACCAATCTGCTAATCTCATTGGCTTTAATGATTGGATTGATGAGGTTAATGCTGTAAGAACATTCCGACTTAGGTGCTACCAAGCCGGTAATCCAGAGGCCATCTACCTACGAGGTATGCATGAGTTCTTTCAACTTCATTTACTTGatgaaggaagagagaaaaTCCATATTGCTGCTGAGAGAGGATTGGAGTTGGCCAAGTTTGTAGATGGAATGCTGAACTTAGCGTTTAGTGTAGATGATGGAGGGTTGTTTCACAAATATCCTAACTTTAGTCGTGAGTTTGTTCATCGGATGAATTTCATGATCCAGACTGATCTACCCTCAGGCCATTGGGGTTACGACAAACCTCAAGAGTTTATGTCACTACTTGAAAGAATAAAGAATCCCACCTTCTCAAATGATTGCTGGTGCTCCGCAATAGAAGAACCGGTGTTTGTAGTCTCCTATAATGGATCAATAACACAGTGGAAGTGCGATCGTTGTTTCTGGCAATGTGAAGTTTGGGACTTCTGCAATGAAATTCACTTGACAGCTGCCAACTGGCCAATTGAAGATTAG